From a region of the Acanthochromis polyacanthus isolate Apoly-LR-REF ecotype Palm Island chromosome 3, KAUST_Apoly_ChrSc, whole genome shotgun sequence genome:
- the LOC127533096 gene encoding uncharacterized protein LOC127533096: protein MACFKAADLAQHIDAGSWTEKTGHDIEAKGSTTNQVKGSVTTQVKGSVTNQGKGSVTNQGKGSVTNQGKGSVTNQDKGSVTTQVKGSVTTQVKGSVTTQGKGSVTTQGKGSVTTQVKGSVTTQVKGSVTNQGKGSVTNQGKGSVTNQGKGSVTNQGKGSVTNQGKGSVTNQGKGSTTNQVKGSVTNQDKGSVTTQVKGSITNQGKGSTTTQVKGSVTIQDKGSVTTQVKGSVTTQVKGSVTTQVKGSVTNQGKGSVTNQGKGSVTNQGKGSVTNQGKGSVTTQGKGSTTNQVKGSVTTQVKGSATIQVKGSVTIQVKGSATNQVKGSVTNQVKGSVTNQVKGSVTNQVKGSVTNQGKGSVTNQGKGSVTNQVKGSVTNQGKGSVTNQVKGSVTNQGKGSITNQKQTEK from the exons atcTTGCTCAGCACATTGATGCTGGGAGCTGGACTGAGAAGACTGGCCATGATATTGAG GCTAAAGGTTCCACCACTAACCAGGTTAAAGGTTCCGTCACTACCCAGGTTAAAGGTTCCGTCACTAACCAGGGTAAAGGTTCCGTCACTAACCAGGGTAAAGGTTCCGTCACTAACCAGGGTAAAGGTTCCGTCACTAACCAGGATAAAGGTTCCGTCACTACCCAGGTTAAAGGTTCCGTCACTACCCAGGTTAAAGGTTCCGTCACTACCCAGGGTAAAGGTTCCGTCACTACCCAGGGTAAAGGTTCCGTCACTACCCAGGTTAAAGGTTCCGTCACTACCCAGGTTAAAGGTTCCGTCACTAACCAGGGTAAAGGTTCCGTCACTAACCAGGGTAAAGGTTCCGTCACTAACCAGGGTAAAGGTTCCGTCACTAACCAGGGTAAAGGTTCCGTCACTAACCAGGGTAAAGGTTCCGTCACTAACCAGGGTAAAGGTTCCACCACTAACCAGGTTAAAGGTTCCGTCACTAACCAGGATAAAGGTTCCGTCACTACCCAGGTTAAAGGTTCCATCACTAACCAGGGTAAAGGTTCCACCACTACCCAGGTTAAAGGTTCCGTCACTATCCAGGATAAAGGTTCCGTCACTACCCAGGTTAAAGGTTCCGTCACTACCCAGGTTAAAGGTTCCGTCACTACCCAGGTTAAAGGTTCCGTCACTAACCAGGGTAAAGGTTCCGTCACTAACCAGGGTAAAGGTTCCGTCACTAACCAGGGTAAAGGTTCCGTCACTAACCAGGGTAAAGGTTCCGTCACTACCCAG GGTAAAGGTTCCACCACTAACCAGGTTAAAGGTTCCGTCACTACCCAG GTTAAAGGTTCCGCCACTATCCAG GTTAAAGGTTCCGTCACTATCCAGGTTAAAGGTTCCGCCACTAACCAGGTTAAAGGTTCCGTCACTAACCAGGTTAAAGGTTCCGTCACTAACCAGGTTAAAGGTTCCGTCACTAACCAGGTTAAAGGTTCCGTCACTAACCAGGGTAAAGGTTCCGTCACTAACCAGGGTAAAGGTTCCGTCACTAACCAGGTTAAAGGTTCCGTCACTAACCAGGGTAAAGGTTCCGTCACTAACCAGGTTAAAGGTTCCGTCACTAACCAGGGTAAAGGTTCCATCACTaaccagaaacagacagaaaagtga